From the genome of Bosea sp. Tri-49, one region includes:
- a CDS encoding ABC transporter permease, translating to MRRFGAFHLAALVAGFAFLYLPIIALVAYSFNASRLVTVWGGFSTHWYGALLNNQPLLDAAWLTIRVALVSATLATILGTLAALALTRYLVFVGRTLFSGMVMAPLVMPEVITGLSLLLLFVAGDVERGYWTVIIAHATFSLGFACIVVQARLAGFDRSLEEAARDLGATPFETFATVTLPLIWPAIAAAWMLAFTLSLDDLVIASFTTGPGATTLPMRLYSAIRLGVTPEINAACTIMIAAVAVAVIGASLLMKRDALAGR from the coding sequence ATGAGGCGCTTTGGAGCCTTCCATCTCGCTGCGCTCGTCGCCGGCTTTGCTTTCCTTTATCTGCCGATCATCGCGCTGGTCGCCTATTCCTTCAATGCCTCGCGGCTGGTGACTGTCTGGGGTGGCTTCTCGACGCACTGGTACGGTGCGCTGCTGAACAACCAACCGCTGCTCGATGCGGCCTGGCTGACGATCCGTGTCGCGCTGGTCTCGGCGACGCTGGCGACGATACTCGGCACGCTGGCGGCACTGGCGCTGACGCGCTACCTGGTCTTCGTGGGCCGCACCCTGTTCTCAGGCATGGTGATGGCGCCCTTGGTGATGCCGGAGGTGATCACCGGCCTGTCGCTGCTGCTGCTCTTCGTCGCCGGCGATGTCGAGCGCGGCTATTGGACCGTGATCATCGCCCACGCGACCTTCAGTCTCGGCTTCGCCTGCATCGTCGTGCAGGCCAGGCTCGCCGGCTTCGACCGTTCGCTGGAGGAAGCCGCCCGCGATCTCGGTGCGACCCCGTTCGAAACGTTTGCGACGGTGACGCTACCGCTGATCTGGCCGGCGATCGCCGCCGCATGGATGCTGGCCTTCACGCTCTCGCTCGACGATCTCGTCATCGCGAGCTTCACCACCGGGCCTGGCGCGACGACGCTGCCGATGCGGCTCTATTCGGCGATTCGCCTCGGCGTCACGCCCGAGATCAACGCCGCCTGCACGATCATGATCGCAGCGGTGGCGGTCGCGGTGATCGGGGCGTCCCTGCTGATGAAGCGGGACGCGCTGGCTGGGCGCTGA
- a CDS encoding ABC transporter permease produces the protein MSTPVPRSSGTGRGLLVAAIPYLWLVAFFLAPFVIVLRIALSDAATDQPPYAPHFPGISQLGEFLVALDFENFRLLGDDPLYWQSYLSSLRIAALTTLIALAIGYPLAYAMALAPKRWQGILLVLVILPFWTSFLIRVYAWIGILRPDGLLDMALMGIGLTTEPLRLLNTDAAVLIGMVYSYLPFMVLPLFSTLQKLDGTLLEAASDLGATPLTTFLTVTLPLSIPGILAGSALVFIPAIGEFVIPDLLGGSDTLMVGKVLWNEFFSNRDWPLASAVAIVLLVVLVLPLMLLQRARGQGEASVR, from the coding sequence GTGAGCACGCCGGTTCCCCGAAGCAGCGGGACCGGGCGAGGCCTGCTGGTCGCGGCCATCCCTTATCTTTGGCTTGTCGCTTTTTTCCTCGCGCCCTTCGTCATCGTGCTCAGGATCGCACTCTCCGACGCCGCGACCGACCAGCCGCCCTATGCACCGCATTTCCCCGGCATCAGCCAGCTCGGCGAGTTCCTGGTTGCGCTCGATTTCGAGAATTTCCGCCTGCTCGGCGACGATCCGCTCTATTGGCAGAGCTATCTTTCCTCGCTGCGTATCGCAGCGCTGACGACGCTGATCGCGCTCGCGATCGGCTACCCGCTCGCCTATGCAATGGCGCTGGCGCCCAAGCGCTGGCAGGGCATCCTGCTCGTCCTCGTCATCCTGCCGTTCTGGACCTCGTTCCTGATCCGCGTCTACGCTTGGATCGGCATCCTGCGGCCGGACGGGTTGCTCGACATGGCGCTGATGGGGATCGGGCTGACAACTGAGCCTCTGCGCCTGCTCAACACCGATGCCGCCGTGCTGATCGGCATGGTCTATTCCTATCTGCCCTTCATGGTGCTGCCGCTGTTCTCGACGCTGCAGAAGCTCGACGGCACCTTGCTGGAGGCGGCGTCCGATCTTGGCGCGACGCCGCTGACCACCTTCCTGACCGTGACCTTGCCGCTTTCGATTCCCGGCATCCTCGCCGGCTCGGCCCTGGTCTTCATCCCGGCGATCGGCGAGTTCGTCATCCCTGATCTGCTCGGCGGTTCCGACACGCTGATGGTCGGCAAGGTGCTCTGGAACGAGTTCTTCTCCAATCGCGACTGGCCGCTGGCCTCGGCGGTGGCGATCGTGCTGCTCGTCGTCCTCGTCCTGCCGCTGATGCTGCTGCAGCGGGCGCGCGGACAAGGGGAGGCCAGCGTGCGATGA